The following are encoded in a window of Bradyrhizobium guangdongense genomic DNA:
- a CDS encoding adenylate/guanylate cyclase domain-containing protein, whose amino-acid sequence MIPTILFVDDEPDLEALILQKFRRQIRDGLVNFIFARDGVEALESIEQNPLVDLVVSDINMPRMDGLSLLAKLQEAEDKKSTIIVSAYGDMSNIRTAMNRGAFDFLTKPIDFLDLETTIQKTVRHIEMLREVRRRQMEAERAHAALSRHFSPELAKRLAAGGEGEGIAVQWRDVATIFTDITGFTSLVESAAPETLGELLNEYVGGMTEVVFAHEGTVAKIIGDAIQVLFNAPGDQPDYATRAVACAHDLDRWAQEFCARQKARGVNFGATRIGIHAGPALVGNFGGNRFFDYTAYGDTINTAARLEAANKHLGTRICVSSSVAERAENFQGRPVGELVLRGRREALRAFEPLPPATFEAPATALYSEAFAKMEAGDAAAMPAFAALVGMHADDPLAGFHLKRLLNGAKGIRMQLE is encoded by the coding sequence ATGATCCCGACCATCCTCTTCGTTGACGACGAACCGGATCTGGAGGCTCTGATCCTGCAAAAATTCCGCAGGCAGATCCGCGATGGGCTAGTCAACTTCATTTTCGCGCGCGATGGCGTCGAGGCGCTGGAGTCGATCGAACAGAATCCGCTCGTTGACCTCGTCGTTTCGGACATCAACATGCCGCGCATGGACGGGCTCTCACTGCTCGCGAAGCTTCAGGAGGCCGAGGACAAGAAGTCGACCATCATCGTCTCTGCCTATGGCGACATGAGCAACATCCGCACGGCCATGAACCGCGGCGCATTCGACTTCCTGACTAAGCCGATCGACTTCCTCGACCTGGAAACAACGATCCAGAAGACCGTTCGCCACATCGAGATGCTGCGCGAGGTGCGGCGGCGCCAGATGGAAGCCGAGCGCGCGCATGCGGCGCTGTCGCGTCATTTCTCCCCCGAGCTCGCCAAGCGTTTGGCGGCAGGTGGAGAGGGCGAGGGGATCGCCGTCCAGTGGCGCGATGTCGCGACCATCTTCACCGATATCACCGGCTTCACGTCGCTGGTCGAGAGCGCGGCGCCTGAGACGCTCGGGGAGCTCCTCAACGAATATGTCGGCGGGATGACCGAAGTGGTGTTCGCGCATGAGGGGACAGTCGCCAAGATCATCGGTGATGCAATCCAGGTGCTGTTCAATGCACCGGGTGATCAGCCGGACTATGCGACGCGAGCGGTCGCCTGCGCGCATGACCTCGATCGCTGGGCGCAGGAGTTTTGCGCACGCCAGAAGGCGAGGGGCGTGAACTTCGGCGCCACGAGGATAGGCATTCACGCCGGACCGGCGCTGGTCGGCAATTTCGGCGGCAACCGCTTCTTCGACTACACTGCCTACGGCGACACCATCAATACCGCGGCACGGCTGGAGGCCGCCAACAAGCACTTGGGTACACGGATATGCGTCAGCTCGAGCGTCGCCGAGAGGGCTGAGAATTTTCAGGGACGCCCCGTCGGCGAATTGGTGCTGCGCGGGCGCCGCGAAGCCTTGCGCGCTTTCGAGCCGCTGCCACCGGCCACATTCGAGGCACCGGCAACGGCGCTCTATTCCGAGGCCTTCGCCAAGATGGAGGCCGGCGATGCCGCCGCCATGCCCGCCTTTGCCGCGCTGGTCGGCATGCATGCCGATGATCCCCTGGCCGGCTTCCACCTGAAGCGTCTGCTGAACGGCGCCAAAGGCATCCGCATGCAACTGGAATAG
- a CDS encoding response regulator: MNVYILVVDDEPDVEALFRQQFRRDLRAGRFHMEFALSAPDAIKRAAEVRDPSLILILSDINMPGMSGLDMLPKVRADHPHVPVIMITAYGDVETRRKAIEGGATGLLTKPIDFAQLRQEIDTRLEQAA; this comes from the coding sequence TTGAACGTTTACATCCTGGTCGTCGATGACGAGCCCGATGTCGAGGCGCTGTTCCGCCAGCAGTTCCGGCGCGATCTGCGCGCCGGCCGCTTCCATATGGAATTTGCGCTCTCGGCGCCCGACGCGATCAAGCGCGCAGCCGAGGTGCGGGATCCTTCGCTGATCCTGATCTTGTCCGATATCAACATGCCCGGCATGAGCGGGCTCGACATGCTGCCCAAGGTACGCGCCGACCATCCGCATGTCCCGGTCATCATGATCACGGCCTATGGCGATGTCGAGACGCGCCGGAAGGCGATCGAAGGCGGCGCCACAGGGCTCCTCACCAAGCCGATCGATTTTGCGCAGTTGCGCCAGGAGATCGACACGAGGCTCGAGCAGGCGGCATGA